The Cheilinus undulatus linkage group 17, ASM1832078v1, whole genome shotgun sequence genomic sequence GAGTTTTCACTTAAAGCTTATGTTTTGAATATTTGTGTatactttgtgtttgttttttttcaccctgATTGATGGGGGACTGATCATTATTACagaattttcatttaaaacaaatcagTACTTAAAACaacccattgaaaatgaattgatgatgtaaaactgaaaaatcacttTTATGGAAGTAGTCAGACCCTTTGCAGCAACATTTGAAATTTATCTGTGGTTCCTACTGTCTCTCTTGGcactttgctgagatgtttctacaccgttattggagtccacctgtgataaaaattaaaaatttgaaagCCCACATGGAGTTTgcgaaaaggaaaggaaaagccaagtgggctttcatgcaTTCTGCTCTGAGGAGAAGCTTCAGTCTAGCCTTTCTCctataaagcccagatcagtggagggctgcagtgatggttatcCTTCTGAAACTTCAGATCACCAcaacttttttgtagccttaCCCAGATCTGTACCTTACagcagtcctgtctctgagctctgcaggcagttcctttgaccttatggcttggttttttctctgatatgcattgccagctgtgaggcctttcATAGAGgggtgtgtgcctttctaaatcatgtctagtcagtttaatttaccacagacGGACTCCattcaaggtgtagaaacatcccaGCAATGATCAGAGAAATGGGAAGCACCTGAGCTCAATCTCAAGTGTTGTTGTAAAGGatgtgaatacttatgtcagatcagttttttatttttgattaactTGAAAATCCTAAATTCTGtcttcattttgtcattttggggtactgagtgaagattaatgagaacatatttttttaactgtagcatctggctgcaacataaaattgatttaagtaaagggggtctgaatacttactgAATGCACTTCAGAATAACAACTGCTTTAACAAAACACAACGTCTCGTGGTATCAGCAGATCTCACTCCTAGAAATTTCctttttatctaaaaataatTAGTTTAATGTGGATCCCATCATGCCTCTTCTTTTCACATCAGGCGATTCTAACTTTCACTGTGATAATTAGTGCATCTACAACACTATGAAAACCAtctaaagataaaaaacaatcttttagTGGTGAAACAATTTTCCTACCTcacagtattaaaaaatattgacattATGATTGTGTCACATAATGTAACATGTATGACTTCTTTTTGTGGCTATCTTATCTCAAACCAAACTTTGTGTGCGTAGATGTTTGAGAGCCGGCCCATCTGGTCACGGAATGCAATCAAGGCCAACATCAGCATCCACCCTGAGAAACTGAAACTGCTGCTGCCCGTCTGCGCCTACTACATGGTAAGCTGAGGGGACACAGTGTACCTGGTACAAAAAATTTctggtaaaagaaaaatattcccTCATGACATACAGACATATTTTAATGAGTGAagctcaagtaaaaataaagcagaaatcaaaatatttcaatGCAATATTTTACAGGAGTTCATTCAAAAGTAGATTCTGAGCTAGGATTTTATCACcggtttttaagtttttctttgctttaaaaAGTAACCACTTCCatgtaagacaaaaaaaatcaattgctGGTAAGTGAATTTGGAGAAGTAGCTGTTATTTCTGCACAAATGTGACTTAAATATCAGATTTACTTTAATAGGTGACAGGACCGTGGAGAAGTCTGTGGGTGAGGCTTGGCTATGACCCCAGGAAGGACAAGGAGGCAAAGAAATACCAGCTACTGGACTTCAGGATCCGCTGCAGCACCAAACATGGTAAAAATCTGTAGCAAAGCAGAagtagaaatgtattttagttaaTGGATTTTTAGTGAGCTCTGTTCAGAGAAATGCAGGGTACTTAAAtcaaaaatctataaaaattaAGTGCTCATATAATGACAGCAGAATGCATGAGAGTGGAAGCAATTTATTCAAGGTAAATTCTTTTGTTGAAATAGTGAATAAACAGTGCCTAGGAAAAGAATtgacccccttggatgtttaacccttttattgatttcgtCAATATAatctagccacaaattctctgttggattgaggtctaggctttgacttAGACACAGAAATTTACCTTCccatctttaaaccatttctgtgtagtgttcgctgtatgcttcaggtcattgtctcactggaaaataaatcttctcccaagccatatagctcttgcagactgaataagattgtcctccaggagtttcctttattttgcaacAATGAATTCACTCCCTACCTCTTCAGGCCCTCCAGaaccagctgctgagaagcatcccaacagcatgatgctgccaccacagtgctcacagtggggatggtgtctTTGTAGCAGTTTGCAGTGTTTAGTGTgcaccaaacatagcgtcttgtctgatggccaaaaagcactattATGGTCTCAccagatcaaagaactttctttcacttgaccatgcagtctcccacatgccttttggtgaactttcATCGAGAGTagcttcttcagagtagtcataggtgtcttggtggcctccctctctagtctctttcttgcaccctcactcagtttgtgaggacagcctgatctatgTGTGCTTTATTCCTTCTTAAACTTGCACTTTTCAGTCACCTtatctctgagttgctttgagtgttcctttgtcttcatggtgtaatggtagcaatgcatactgattaaccagtgactggatgttccagacacaagtgtctttatactacaatcacttgagacatattcactgcactcaggtgatccccactTCACTAATTGGGAGATTATTTGCACCgattgactggacctctgttgaattaggtcagccactttaaagggggttaatatttaGGTAGTCACCTgttttacattaaatacatttatgtaatcaacattgctttgtagaaatctgttttcacttaacATAATTTTAGTCAAATAGCCAAATTGTAATGATGATAGATTTATAAATTCAATTAAAGGGTAGGACATCTCTAGGGGATGGCACTTTTAGAGCCAATGTATGGTGTTTCTAATATTCCTTAGCATTATTTCAGTAATGTCTCACACATTGGTCATTTTGATTCTTATTAAACTGAACCCAAGACCTTGGTCTGTCTGACTCTGACTACTGGTTCCTTTCCCCCCCTCCTCTCAGGGTATTCATCATCCGACATGCCAGTTAAAGCCAAGAGGAGTGCTCTTTACTACAGTCTGCCTATCACTTTCAACAAAGCAGGTGAGTCAGGGAATAGATATTTTCCTTATCAAGTGCAAGAGAAGCTGCCTCTCAAGCTGTGTGAACATTATAATTTTAACCAACTTGTGAAGAAATCTTAGCAGATCAGAAAGATGAATGACTTGTTAGCTGTGTTGCTAACATCAGCTAGCTCTTAgtaaactttaatattttaatgtcaGCACTCTAGTTTTGCCAGTGGACTTTTAATCAAATCAGCCATCATGATTGTTATTTTTCAGGTCCTCATGTAGCGAGTGTGACAAAACTTTCAGCTCACGAGGGTCCAAGCAGCAGTCGAGATCAAGCACCAATATCGTACCAGCTGAAGGTCTGTAATGctcataaaaaatgtttgtataatGGCTGTTACCATTTACTTAGAGAATTTATAAAGAGTAGGACATCATTTTTGAATAGTTATTTTTAACAGATCCTGGCTTGAGTGCAGTATGAATGCAAGCCTGTGGTGATAGTGTATCCAGAAGCTTTTTGCTGACCTCCGTTAAATAACAAAGGATTAGTGCAGAAGTGTCATATGACACAACTGTAGTGTTGCAGACTGtacagttgcaaaaaaagaaaccctCCATACCTTCAGGAACAATATTTTCCTTAAAACTGCTAGGTAAACGATCAGTTAAATGGTCTATTTTACCTCGTATTGTCAGGCAAAATATATATCTCTTAAGGTAAAATTACTGTGACGTGATGCTAAATTCCTTAGCCTATTAACGGCAATTTCCTTTATGTATTAGCATCAAGCTGAAATACTAGGAATAGAAATTTCCGTGAGCTGTGCATCCCCATGTTTCTTTATTAGTCATGTTTGCTAAAATGTTATCTACATCTCTATCCATTTTTCTAAGATTGGAACCCTGAATTTGTGTGAACGAAagagttgttttctgttttttgaggAATTTATGATTGGTGCTGTGATACCCACTGATTTCTGTTTTATCACCACAGGAGTCGGCTTACATTTTCAAAGAAGGCATGCTGCCTCCACACAGACAGATGTTTTACCAGCTGTGTGACTTGGATGTGGAAAGGTATATAACATGTCTTCAGTCTGAAATACATGTAACATGAGACCATGGGTTATTCTaccttttttttagattttaagggatgaatttgactgttgaGTTCTTTTTCAGACTTATTTGCTGAAAATAGAGACTTCagaatacagttttttttttcgcCTTGAGATTTCTgcgtagtttttttttaatttttaataaatttgaaaaattttctaaaattctgttttcactttttcatgatggggcactaagtgtagattaatgagaataaaaatgatatttttttcagctgtagcatcaggctgcattataacataaaaagaataaacctgatttaagaacaaaatataaggaccttttttttttatttgatggaagtgtttcagagtttttgtcaactataatggttaaaatttcaaaaatttagCTAAAGCCCAAATGCTGAGACTAAATTCAAAAAGGGATGTCAAAATTAACTCTGGTGTAACAAAGCATTTTCTATCTCTCCAGTATCAAACAGGTGATTCAGAAGAAAGGTAATGAAGTGTGTGACGAGCGAGATGGCTGGTGTCCGGTTGGGACCACGGACAAGCTGAGGGACCTGATCTCAGGCATGATCAAGAAGTTCATCAAAGCACAGAAACCACGTAAGGAAAATACATGTTTTAGTTGTGTAACAATCTATCGTGGTATCAATCTGGGTCGACCTGGGTGAGACGGCATTGATTAAATAAGTCAATCATTACCCAGCCATTATTGTTAGTGCCCATCATGCCTTGTTGGCTTGATTAAGTGGAAAAGTAGAGCAAGTTTTCTCTCTGATAAGGTATGTGGAGCAGGATGAATAAGAGCAGTTTTGATTCTAACACCAGAACCCTGTGCTGGAAAGTGTGGTAACTGTGATGCTTGTtgttatttctctctctcagcaATGCCAGAACTCCCAAAGAAACGCAGACTTAAAGGCATAAACAGAAAACCTCCAAATGCAGACTCAGAGGAGGAGCTGCAGGACGATGAGaaggaggatgatgaagatgatgatgatgatgagttTCAGCCGTCTGAGGGGAGTGAAAATGAGATGGAGACAGAAATGCTGGATTATATCTAACATGAGAAGGACATTTGTAGACTGTTTGTACTTAAATTAGGGATGCTCCAATTACGATTTTTCCTTTGCTGATACAGGCACAGTTCATCTGACTGAGACTGAAGGATACTGATTATATTTTCTGGTTTGATATAGCAGCTGGTTTAGCGGTTGGTCACTCTACTGAGCCTTGTAGTGCACTAGGACCTCCAACAGGTGGCAGTGTAACCTGATGAAAGAATCCTTATAAATTTAACTATGCTTTTACTCAATTGTTCAACAGAGCAGTACAGAAATGTCCCAAGAAGCAATGCAACAAGTATCCTACTGTAGGATCACTGCTGATTCATTAATTACATGTGGCATCTCTAGTGtatattgcagtttttttcaaaggtgaTAGTCTGAAAAACAATTTTGtggtaaatgtaaataaaattctaaatatttCTTGTAGATTGTGTGTAAATTACCTTTTTAATTAAGTTTTCTCAGTAAAACCTGAAATCCCTGACTAATATTCATGGGGTATACACAGGATTAGTTCCTGTTTGATGTATCAGTTGGCCAATTAGGATATTAACagatacagtgcttataaaaagtaaTCCCCTGTTGGaagttttatccttttattgaatttataaatcagtcacagccaatacaatttggcttttctgaccaaaaaggtacaaaaaaaactaattaatgtcaaagtgaaacagatttctacaaagttatggcAGTTTACTTAAAATATATAAAGTAcaataagtgactgcaaaaatattcaggtactgaacatcccccagatttTATCTAattccatcatcaagaaatggataggaaacacaccatccccactgtgaagcatggtggtggcagcatcatgctgtggggatgcttccagGCAGCCAGACCTGGAAGACTTGAGAAGGAAGAGGATGAAATAAATGTGGGAATATCCTGCAAAAAAACTACAGGTTGAAAGAAGATTTACTGTCAGTAAgagaatgagctgaagcatacagcaaaagctaaagagaaatggttcaaagacatCAATGTAGAAGTTCTGGaatggccgagtcaaagcccagacatcAGTCCAACAGTGAATCGttgaatggacaaaaaaagccaagttttattgaccatgattgacttaTAAACTCagttaaatggtaaaacatccaagggggtcaatactttttataggcactgtattggGATAGTTCTTTGGAAAATAGAGCCCAGAGAGAACAGTATTAACAAcgtaaaacctaaaaaaaaacatgtcagaaagtCCAACTACTGCTAATCCAAAATCTCAGCCAGGTCCTTCTGGTTTTCCTTTTGAAGGAGCAAATGCCTACTATCATTtgccattttctctttttatttatttatatttgtcaTTACAGATGCAAGTGTTTTGTGAAGTCCCGATTTGAAGTGTTATGGAAATATACACTCAAAGCAAGTGTTGTCTTTGGGATTGGCTGGTACTGTGAGACTTTAGGTCCTGTTTCCCAGCTGTGTCAACTGAGCTGAGGCTGCTTTCATGACAAAGGActgcatatttaaaaataacctacagaaaaaacaattttttctcTTAGCCAGGTAACTTTCTTGAAGCCAATTAAAGCTTGACGTAAAAACttcaaacaaaaagacaaacttACAGCATTGGAAGTataaattaatcaaataaatgtgcttatctattaaaataaataaataattaataaaaaataaataataaattaaaataatacgTTATTCCTCTTTTAAtattcaaaaagtaaaatgtttttacaatgACAGGTCCAAGTACACTTGTTTGTGAGTAAAAATTCAAGGACAGACGGAGTCTTTAAAGTTTTATCAAAGGGAATTTTACTCCTATTGACGTTTTGGCTACAGTCCAATCACTACTGATAAGATGTGCAACTTGTGCCAAACGTCCACTGCACGTAACACCGAGCGTTTTAAGTCGGTCACACCTGACTTCATCATCAGTGTCAAACAGGAGAGTATTGGGGACACTAGGTGGGTAAAGATTATGTAACAGTGGGAAAAGCAGGCCCGCAGACTGCACACTGCTCAGGTGTTGTTTAGGGGAGGGGTCTGCCTTATAAAAGTGTGCACTACGATCAACCTTGTTTCCACAGGCACAATGGGGAAGCTGGAAATATTGGTAGCTGTAGCTGTGTTTCTGGAGACGGTCTCTGCGGCCTCCGTAAGTGTCACACACATAAGATCCGCAGATTGTAAAGTTGTTTGTTTGATATCTCTAAAACTCCTGTGAGGAACAGATCTATTTATCTCTTCTGTTGTATATGTATAAATAGtgtttttagacaaaaaaaaaaaaatcttatcagtCCTTATTTCAAGTGTCTTAAGTGCAAATACTTGAAGTAGAAAAATGACTAACGACAGTTTTGGCAGTGCCCAAGATAATTATCCCACAATACTGAGATAAATAGAGatctttataaaataaaaaaatttgcTTGTTACAATGGCAAAATTGAGTAAAACAATATGtactgaaaacagctctatgaaccacttttgagtc encodes the following:
- the gtf3c5 gene encoding general transcription factor 3C polypeptide 5 translates to MAEPRELKLEFTLKELTLSSPTENADVPGSSSTVEMKDIKLICVEYPAMVTSVERMLDTLGGEKTVSKTFKHPNRRLEMRYRPKDPFCHSLCGNRFPSSNLLLRVRRRVRKNDPKDAEIHMEVVGVIGTTYKFQGMADFQYLARHSEEGKDMSLYDKIILRKSENQEFFEKPMPYFLPPAAFSRLDSPVDYYYRPDVFQNTMPISRSNVIGLNRNRRPHNAIFLSFNDHTVPTESLEAARKNWARVCVKEHDKQVEQQIKQMFESRPIWSRNAIKANISIHPEKLKLLLPVCAYYMVTGPWRSLWVRLGYDPRKDKEAKKYQLLDFRIRCSTKHGYSSSDMPVKAKRSALYYSLPITFNKAGPHVASVTKLSAHEGPSSSRDQAPISYQLKESAYIFKEGMLPPHRQMFYQLCDLDVESIKQVIQKKGNEVCDERDGWCPVGTTDKLRDLISGMIKKFIKAQKPPMPELPKKRRLKGINRKPPNADSEEELQDDEKEDDEDDDDDEFQPSEGSENEMETEMLDYI